The nucleotide sequence GGGCATCGGCCTCATCGACGTCGCGGTCGACGTGCACGCCGCCCAGTGGGGCACCCTCACGCGGCTCATCGCCGCCACGGAGGCGGGGCTCGTCGAGGGCGGCGTCGCCATCGACGAGGGCACCGTGCTCATCGTGGGCGAGGGCCAGCTGGTCGTCGAGGGGCGCGGCAGCGTCTGGTCGGTCATCGGCTCGGAGACGGGCGTCACCGTCAGCTCCGCCGGCGCGTCCTGATCCGCCGCCCGTGGCGCTGACCCTGCCCGAGCTCGTCGAGCGCGGCCTCATGGACGCCGGCTGGGCCGAGGTGCTCGCGCCCGTCGCCGACGACATCGCGCGCATGGGCGAGTGGCTGCGCGCCGAGGTCGCCGCCGGCCGCCCCTACCTCCCCGCGGGCGACCGCGTGCTGCGCGCGTTCCAGCAGCCGCTCTCCGACGTGCGCGTGCTCATCGTCGGGCAGGATCCGTACCCCACGCCCGGCCACCCCGTCGGCCTCTCCTTCTCGGTCGAGCCCGACGTGCGGCCCGTGCCGCGGAGCCTCGTCAACATCCACCGCGAGCTGCGCGACGACCTGGGGATCCCGACGCCCGAGCACGGCGACCTCACCGCGTGGACCCGCAGCGGCGTGCTCCTGCTCAACCGCGTGCTCACGGTGCGGCCGGGCGCGCCCGCGTCGCACCGTGGCAAGGGCTGGGAGGCCGTGACGGAGTGCGCGATCCGCGGCCTGGCGGCGCGCGGCGGCCCGCTCGTCGCGATCCTCTGGGGCAAGGACGCGGGATCCCTCGCGCCCCTGCTCGCGCCCGTGCCGTCGATCACCTCGGTGCACCCGAGCCCGCTGTCGGCGTCGCGCGGGTTCTTCGGCTCGAAGCCGTTCAGCCGGGCGGACGCGCTGCTCGCCGAGCAGGGCGCCGATCCCGTCGACTGGCGGCTCTGAGCCGGTCCCGCGGGATCCGTCCGCGCGCGCGGCCGTCCCCGTAGGATCGCGGCATGCTCGAGGAGGAATACCAGCGGCGACGCCGCCTGCCCGCCCACCTCCGGAAGCCCGCGCCGCCGCTGCCCGTCTTCTCCTACGAGATCCGGCGGGCGACGACCGACGACCTCCCGGACATCCGCGAGGTCTACAACCACTACGTGATGAACAGCACCGTCACCTTCGACGAGACGCGCATGACGCTCGCCAGGTGGCGCGGCCGGTTCGGCCAGCTCGAGCGGATGGGGATGCCGTTCCTCGTCGCCGTCTCGCCGTCGGGGCAGGTGCTCGGCTACGCGCTCGTCGAGCCCGTCGGCAACCGGCGGTCGTCGCGGACGACGGTCGAGGACTCGATCTACCTGGGCGCGGCGTCCACGGGCAAGGGCCTCGGCCGCGCGCTGCTGGAGGCGCTCGTCGACGCGTGCCGCGAGGCGGGGATCCGCGAGGTCATCGCGGTCATCGCCGACCAGGGCGCGGACGCGTCGATCCGGCTGCACGCCTCGCTGGGCTTCACGGAGAGCGGGCGGATGGGCCGCGTCGGCTGGAAGTTCGGGCGCTGGCTCGGCACCGTCACGATGCAGCTGACGCTCAAGCCGACGGCGCAGCCGGGCCTGTGGGCGCGGACCATGCGGCGAGCGACATCTGGCGCTGCCGCTCCTGCTCCCACCACGCACGCTCCCGCTCGCGCCGCTCCTCCTTCGCGGTGAGCGGCCGGGGCGCGACCGTCTCCACCCGGTGACGGCGGGCCCACCAGCCGGTGAGCAGCGCGGATCCCAGCACGACCGCCATGGGCAGGAGCATGAACGGTCCGCCGGTGCCGGCGCTGCGGTCGAAGCTCTGGGACATCTGGCCGAGGATCACCGTGGGGATGAACAGGAGCGTGTTGTTGAGCGCGTGGATGAGGACGGGCGCCTCGAGGCCGCCCGTGAGCCGCGCCGAGAGGGTCGCCGACAGGCCGAAGACGAAGTAGTAGGCGATGAGCCACGGGTCCTCGGCGAGGTGCGCGAGCGCGAAGAGTGAGCTGGAGACCACCGCGCCGACGACGAGGGCGACGCGGGTGCTGCGGAACCAGGATCCGACCGAGCGCTGGATGAGGCCGCGGAACCCGTACTCCTCGCCCGCCGACTGGAGCGGCGTGGTGAGCAGCACGATGGCCAGGTAGAGCCAGACCTCGCCGTCGAAGCGGACCTCGCCCGAGGGGTCGAGCGCGAACGTGACGCCGATGTAGACGAGGAAGACGGGCACCATCACGAGCGCGACGCGGCCGAGCCAGCGCCAGCGGAACCGGCCGGCGATGGACGACGTCGCGCCCATCCGGATGCCGAACAGCCAGCGCTGCAGGAGCATCGAGACGGGGATCAGCGCGGCGAGCGACAGGTTCGTGGCGAGCAGGACGACGGGGGTCATCGTGGTGAGGGACGCCTCGTCGGCGGGATCCATCCGGCCCGTGAGGATCTCGATGAGGATCGCGGCGCCGCCGAAGACGAGGGAGAGCACGAGGAAGGC is from Clavibacter sp. A6099 and encodes:
- a CDS encoding GNAT family N-acetyltransferase, producing the protein MLEEEYQRRRRLPAHLRKPAPPLPVFSYEIRRATTDDLPDIREVYNHYVMNSTVTFDETRMTLARWRGRFGQLERMGMPFLVAVSPSGQVLGYALVEPVGNRRSSRTTVEDSIYLGAASTGKGLGRALLEALVDACREAGIREVIAVIADQGADASIRLHASLGFTESGRMGRVGWKFGRWLGTVTMQLTLKPTAQPGLWARTMRRATSGAAAPAPTTHAPARAAPPSR
- a CDS encoding uracil-DNA glycosylase, encoding MALTLPELVERGLMDAGWAEVLAPVADDIARMGEWLRAEVAAGRPYLPAGDRVLRAFQQPLSDVRVLIVGQDPYPTPGHPVGLSFSVEPDVRPVPRSLVNIHRELRDDLGIPTPEHGDLTAWTRSGVLLLNRVLTVRPGAPASHRGKGWEAVTECAIRGLAARGGPLVAILWGKDAGSLAPLLAPVPSITSVHPSPLSASRGFFGSKPFSRADALLAEQGADPVDWRL
- a CDS encoding CPBP family intramembrane glutamic endopeptidase — translated: MSAQEPTAPDPAANPSPPVAPPVVPGAPPTAAMPGAFPPELPSLPERPPVPYHHGLRDTGGPWRGILALVLFGVAFLVLSLVFGGAAILIEILTGRMDPADEASLTTMTPVVLLATNLSLAALIPVSMLLQRWLFGIRMGATSSIAGRFRWRWLGRVALVMVPVFLVYIGVTFALDPSGEVRFDGEVWLYLAIVLLTTPLQSAGEEYGFRGLIQRSVGSWFRSTRVALVVGAVVSSSLFALAHLAEDPWLIAYYFVFGLSATLSARLTGGLEAPVLIHALNNTLLFIPTVILGQMSQSFDRSAGTGGPFMLLPMAVVLGSALLTGWWARRHRVETVAPRPLTAKEERRERERAWWEQERQRQMSLAAWSAPTGPAAPSA